The Thiovulum sp. ES sequence TCAAAAGAGACAATCAAAGAGTTCGGAATTGGAGCACAAATACTTAAAAATATGGGTGTCAAAAAAATTCATATGCTTTCTGAAAAACGGAATCGAGATTTAGAATTTGTTGGGATTCACGGTTTTGGTTTGGAAATTCTTGAGAATATAATTCTTTAAATTGAGAGTAGAGTAAGCTGGGTTCTGTTTTAAGCAACTATTTATCTAGCCTCTATTTTACAATAGAGATCAAGCGAGAAAATTTTAAGATTGTAGAGCTTATACCAACTTTCTCTTGCTATGGGTTGGGTTTATACAGCTCCTAAAATCGCTTAAAGGACTGGTAGGCTCTTACCCTACCGTTTCACCATCGCCTTTCGGCAGACTACTCTCTGTTACACTGTCCCTCACCTCACGGTGGCTATCCGTTAGATAGAACCCTGCTCTACTATAGCCCAGACTTTCCTCTTGTCTCCAAGCAGTTGCCTTCTACTCTCTTAAAAATAATTGTATCAAAAAAATTTTTTGCTTGGTTTTGTTTTCTCGTTTTATAAAAATATATTATTCAGAATTTAATAATTTATGTTTTTTAGGAAATTTTAAAATTTTGACCTCATCGTCTCTTACCAATTTTACAAAATCTTTTCCAATTTTAGAAATCTTATAATCGTTACAAAATTGATGGAGTGAAAACCATTCCCCAGAAATTTTCGCTCTCTCGTTAAAAATAGTTTCCAATTTAAGCTTTTTTTCTCTTTTGATTTCTACTTTTGGAATTTTTAAAATTATATTTTCTGTTGTATTCTTTTCTCTAAAAAATGGATCTGGAATTTGTAAGTTTATGATGTTTTCTCGTTCGGAAATGAGTTTTTGAATTCTCTTTCTGGTATCTTCTAAAAAGTTATCTCCCCAAATTTGAGGAGAAAATAAGAGACTAAAAATTATCTTCTGGACTACTTTCCTCATGATAAAATTCTCTTAATGCTCTGATGACAATTGCATTCTTTGAAACACTCTCATCTTTTGCTGAATTACTAACTTTCTCATAAATATCAATTGGTAAAGAGATTGAAAAAGTCTTTGTCTCAACTTTTTTTCTCTTTTTTACAATATCAACAATCGCAGAAAGAAGCTCAATTGTTTTGCTTGTATCAACTGGTTTTTGAATAAAACTATTTACACCGATTTCAATTGTTTCAGAAATTTTTGTAATATCGTTACTTGCTGAAATAATTACAATGATTTGTCGCGGTTCAATCTCTCGTATTTTTCGAGAAAGTGCAATTCCGTCCATTCCATCCATAATAATATCAACAAAAACAACATCAGGCTTATACTCTTTATAAACTTCTAAACCCTCTTTCCCATTAAAACTTGAATAGACATGAGAAAAAAAGTTTGAAAAAGTTGAAGTTAAAATCTGATTCGCCTCTTTTTCATCTTCAACAACCATCGCTGTTAATTTTTTCGTCTCTTCAGAAATCTTTATTAAATCGCTATTTCCTGCCATTTTTCTCACTTCTTTATGCTTTCTAAAGCTGAAATCACCTCATCTAAATTTCCATATGGAATATGAACTTTCCAATCTGGCTCTTCATCTGAAAGTGAAATCGCAATTGAAACAACAGCTTCACTACCTTTTCCATAAGGTTCAGTAATTTCACCAATCTGAATTTTGCCATCTTTTGTTCCAGCTAAAAGGAACTCTTTTGAAATTTCAATGTTTTTAGACATATATTATCCTTTAAAAAATTTTGCAATTTT is a genomic window containing:
- a CDS encoding response regulator containing CheY-like receiver domain and AraC-type DNA-binding domain (PFAM: Response regulator receiver domain) encodes the protein MAGNSDLIKISEETKKLTAMVVEDEKEANQILTSTFSNFFSHVYSSFNGKEGLEVYKEYKPDVVFVDIIMDGMDGIALSRKIREIEPRQIIVIISASNDITKISETIEIGVNSFIQKPVDTSKTIELLSAIVDIVKKRKKVETKTFSISLPIDIYEKVSNSAKDESVSKNAIVIRALREFYHEESSPEDNF